In the genome of Streptomyces globosus, one region contains:
- the pepN gene encoding aminopeptidase N: MSALTRSEAEARARLLDVHHYTVTLDLTGDGDTFDTTTLIRFTARAAGDTFVELKPDELRSAELDGTPLDPAGLTDNRLALTALTPGPHELRLDTRMRYSRTGEGLHRFTDPADGETYLYTQLFLDDVQRVFPAFDQPDLKAVFEFTVTAPAHWTVLANGTTARTGHRDTDGAAVWTSAPTPRISTYLAAVAAGPWHSIRTEHAGLPFGIHCRKSLAPHLDADADEILGITTACYDRYHEKFTEPYPFDSYDQAFVPEFNAGAMENPGLVTFRDEYVFRSAVTDSERQRRANTIAHEMAHMWFGDLVTLRWWDDIWLNESFAEYMGYQTLTEATRFTGSWTEFAMERKPWGYDADQRPSTHPVAPDPDAVPDTASALLNFDGISYAKGASALRQLVAWIGEKDFLAGINTHFARHKFANASLADLIDSLAAHTDRDVHTWAETWLRTTGADTLTSRIQEGHGGWTLTVDRNGTRPHHIAAGLYDRDPGDDRLHLRERLTLDLPTDEVLSAAGPRPALLVLNDGDLGYAKVRLDETSVETALRGISAVPDPLTRAVVWNSLRDMVRDGELAPGDYLTTAEAHLCDEPDLAVVQGALTFARHHIADRYLTPDRRTEALAALTGIARDLLRRTEDGSDPGLRLSAVRLLIDSATQPHTLAGWLDDGTVPGGPELDPELRWRILARLAVLGAATPADIDAVLADDPSATGREGAARCHASLPDPEAKAAAWDRLFHDDDLSNYLFTATARGFWQPEQADLVSPYVPRYYTEATALAARRGPAIAEAAARHAFPAHAVDPDHLATGRAALTDPAVTPRLRRGLTDQLDDLARALHVRTANS; the protein is encoded by the coding sequence ATGTCCGCACTCACCCGCAGCGAAGCCGAGGCCCGCGCCCGCCTCCTCGACGTCCACCACTACACCGTCACCCTCGACCTCACCGGCGACGGCGACACCTTCGACACCACCACCCTCATCCGCTTCACCGCCCGTGCGGCCGGCGACACCTTCGTCGAACTGAAACCGGACGAACTGCGCTCCGCCGAACTCGACGGCACCCCCCTCGACCCGGCCGGCCTCACCGACAACCGGCTCGCCCTCACCGCCCTCACCCCCGGCCCGCACGAACTCCGCCTCGACACCCGCATGCGCTACTCCCGCACCGGGGAGGGCCTGCACCGCTTCACCGACCCCGCCGACGGCGAGACGTACCTCTACACCCAGCTCTTCCTCGACGACGTCCAGCGCGTCTTCCCCGCCTTCGACCAGCCGGACCTCAAGGCGGTGTTCGAGTTCACCGTCACCGCCCCGGCCCACTGGACCGTCCTCGCCAACGGCACCACCGCCCGCACCGGCCACCGCGACACCGACGGCGCCGCCGTCTGGACCTCCGCCCCCACCCCCCGCATCTCCACCTACCTCGCCGCCGTCGCCGCGGGCCCCTGGCACAGCATCCGCACCGAACACGCCGGACTCCCCTTCGGCATCCACTGCCGCAAATCCCTCGCTCCCCACCTCGACGCCGACGCCGACGAAATCCTCGGCATCACCACCGCCTGCTACGACCGCTACCACGAGAAGTTCACGGAGCCGTACCCCTTCGACTCCTACGACCAGGCCTTCGTCCCCGAATTCAACGCGGGCGCCATGGAAAACCCCGGCCTCGTCACCTTCCGGGACGAATACGTCTTCCGCTCCGCCGTCACCGACTCCGAACGGCAGCGCCGCGCCAACACCATCGCCCACGAAATGGCCCACATGTGGTTCGGCGACCTCGTCACCCTCCGCTGGTGGGACGACATCTGGCTGAACGAGTCCTTCGCCGAGTACATGGGCTACCAGACCCTCACCGAAGCCACCCGCTTCACCGGCAGCTGGACCGAATTCGCCATGGAACGCAAGCCCTGGGGATACGACGCCGACCAGCGGCCCTCCACCCACCCCGTCGCCCCCGACCCCGACGCCGTCCCCGACACCGCCTCCGCCCTCCTCAACTTCGACGGCATCTCCTACGCCAAGGGCGCCTCGGCGCTGCGCCAACTCGTCGCCTGGATCGGCGAAAAGGACTTCCTCGCCGGCATCAACACCCACTTCGCCCGGCACAAGTTCGCCAACGCCTCCCTCGCCGACCTCATCGACTCCCTCGCCGCCCACACCGACCGCGACGTCCACACCTGGGCCGAGACCTGGCTGCGCACCACCGGAGCCGACACCCTCACCTCCCGCATCCAGGAAGGCCACGGCGGCTGGACCCTCACCGTCGACCGCAACGGCACCCGCCCCCACCACATCGCCGCCGGCCTCTACGACCGCGACCCCGGCGACGACCGCCTCCACCTCCGCGAACGCCTCACCCTCGACCTCCCCACCGACGAAGTCCTCTCCGCCGCCGGACCCCGCCCCGCCCTCCTCGTCCTCAACGACGGCGACCTCGGCTACGCCAAGGTCCGCCTCGACGAAACCTCCGTCGAGACCGCCCTGAGGGGCATCTCCGCCGTCCCGGACCCCCTCACCCGCGCCGTCGTCTGGAACTCCCTGCGCGACATGGTCCGCGACGGCGAACTCGCCCCCGGCGACTACCTCACCACCGCCGAAGCACACCTCTGCGACGAACCCGACCTCGCCGTCGTCCAAGGCGCGCTCACCTTCGCCCGCCACCACATCGCCGACCGCTACCTCACCCCCGACCGGCGCACCGAAGCCCTCGCCGCCCTCACCGGCATCGCGCGTGACCTGCTGCGCCGCACCGAGGACGGCTCCGACCCCGGACTGCGCCTGTCCGCCGTACGCCTCCTCATCGACAGCGCCACCCAGCCCCACACCCTCGCCGGCTGGCTCGACGACGGCACCGTCCCCGGCGGCCCCGAACTCGACCCCGAACTGCGCTGGCGCATCCTCGCCCGCCTCGCCGTCCTCGGCGCCGCCACCCCCGCCGACATCGACGCCGTCCTCGCCGACGACCCCAGCGCCACCGGCCGCGAAGGCGCCGCCCGCTGCCACGCCTCCCTCCCCGACCCCGAGGCGAAGGCCGCCGCCTGGGACCGGCTCTTCCACGACGACGACCTCTCCAACTACCTCTTCACCGCCACCGCCCGCGGCTTCTGGCAGCCCGAACAGGCCGACCTCGTCAGCCCGTACGTCCCCCGCTACTACACCGAAGCCACCGCGCTCGCCGCCCGCCGCGGCCCCGCCATCGCCGAAGCCGCAGCCCGCCACGCCTTCCCCGCCCACGCCGTCGACCCCGACCACCTCGCCACCGGCCGCGCCGCCCTCACCGACCCGGCCGTCACCCCCCGCCTCCGCCGCGGCCTCACGGACCAACTGGACGACCTGGCCCGCGCCCTCCACGTCCGCACCGCCAACTCCTGA
- a CDS encoding chorismate mutase codes for MNNSPAEAPDENVTAELARLRDSIDNIDAAVVHMLAERFKCTQQVGHLKARHHLPPADPAREASQIARLRQLAENAKLDPAFAEKLLNFIIAEVIRHHETIAAREE; via the coding sequence ATGAACAACAGCCCCGCCGAGGCGCCCGACGAGAACGTCACCGCCGAGCTGGCCCGCCTCCGCGACAGCATCGACAACATCGACGCCGCCGTCGTCCACATGCTCGCCGAACGCTTCAAGTGCACCCAGCAGGTCGGCCACCTCAAGGCCCGCCACCACCTGCCGCCCGCCGACCCCGCCCGCGAGGCCAGCCAGATCGCCCGCCTGCGCCAGCTCGCCGAGAACGCCAAGCTCGACCCCGCCTTCGCCGAGAAGCTCCTGAACTTCATCATCGCCGAGGTCATCCGCCACCACGAGACGATCGCCGCCCGCGAAGAGTAG
- a CDS encoding serine protease, whose amino-acid sequence MARTAQPPTKGSVLTVSPFGTFLKRALAAGAVALAAVSLQPAGAHAAPAPVVGGTRAAQGEFPWMVRLSMGCGGSLLTQQIVLTAAHCVGSSGNNTSITATAGVVDLNSSSAIKVRSTKVLRAPGYNGQGKDWALIKLAKPINLPTLNIAETKQYDNGTFTVAGWGAAREGGSQQRYLLKANVPFVSDAACRSAYGSSLVPSEEICAGYDQGGVDTCQGDSGGPMFRRDAAGAWIQVGIVSWGRGCARAGYPGVYTEVSTFASQIKTAAASL is encoded by the coding sequence ATGGCACGCACAGCCCAACCCCCCACGAAAGGCAGTGTGTTGACCGTGTCCCCCTTCGGCACGTTCCTCAAGCGCGCCCTCGCCGCCGGCGCCGTCGCCCTCGCCGCCGTCAGCCTCCAGCCCGCCGGAGCCCACGCGGCCCCCGCCCCCGTCGTCGGCGGCACCCGCGCCGCACAGGGCGAGTTCCCCTGGATGGTCCGCCTCTCCATGGGCTGCGGCGGCTCCCTGCTCACCCAGCAGATCGTCCTCACCGCCGCCCACTGCGTCGGCTCCAGCGGCAACAACACCTCCATCACCGCCACCGCCGGCGTCGTCGACCTCAACAGCTCCAGCGCGATCAAGGTCAGGTCCACCAAGGTCCTCCGCGCCCCCGGCTACAACGGCCAGGGCAAGGACTGGGCCCTGATCAAGCTCGCCAAGCCGATCAACCTGCCCACCCTCAACATCGCCGAGACCAAGCAGTACGACAACGGCACCTTCACCGTCGCCGGCTGGGGCGCCGCCCGCGAAGGCGGCAGCCAGCAGCGCTACCTGCTCAAGGCCAACGTCCCCTTCGTCTCCGACGCAGCCTGCCGGAGCGCCTACGGCAGCTCCCTCGTCCCGAGCGAGGAGATCTGCGCCGGCTACGACCAGGGCGGAGTCGACACCTGCCAGGGCGACTCCGGCGGCCCCATGTTCCGCCGCGACGCCGCCGGGGCCTGGATCCAGGTCGGCATCGTCAGCTGGGGCCGGGGCTGCGCCCGCGCCGGATACCCCGGCGTGTACACCGAGGTGTCCACCTTCGCCTCGCAGATCAAGACGGCGGCGGCCTCCCTCTGA
- a CDS encoding SDR family oxidoreductase, with protein sequence MSSSSVSGTDTDTDTGAGGGMARGRVVAVTGAGRGLGRAHALAFAAEGARVVVNDLGTGPDGRPAPGSPAARVVEEIRALGGEAVAHAGDIATGAGAASLVECALAAFGRLDTLVNNAGFLRDRMLVNLGEDDWDAVVRVHLKGHFLPLKHAAAHWRAEAAAGRTPDARVVNTSSGAGLAGSVGQGAYSAAKAGILGLTLVAAAELGRYGVQVNAIAPAARTRMTEEVFAQAMAAPGEGEFDAMAPGNVSPLVVWLGSGASAGVTGRVFEAEGGRITVMEGWRRGPTADAGARRTPAEAGEAAAKLLAAARTPQPVYGAR encoded by the coding sequence ATGAGCAGCAGCAGCGTCAGCGGTACGGATACGGATACGGATACGGGTGCGGGCGGCGGGATGGCCCGGGGGAGGGTCGTCGCCGTGACCGGCGCCGGGCGGGGCCTCGGCCGGGCGCACGCCCTGGCGTTCGCCGCGGAGGGCGCCCGCGTCGTCGTCAACGACCTCGGCACCGGACCTGACGGGCGCCCCGCCCCCGGCAGCCCGGCCGCCCGCGTCGTCGAGGAGATCCGGGCGCTCGGCGGCGAGGCCGTGGCGCACGCCGGCGACATCGCCACCGGGGCCGGCGCCGCCTCCCTCGTCGAGTGCGCCCTGGCGGCCTTCGGCAGGCTGGACACGCTCGTCAACAACGCGGGCTTCCTGCGCGACCGCATGCTCGTCAACCTCGGCGAGGACGACTGGGACGCGGTCGTCCGCGTCCACCTGAAGGGCCACTTCCTGCCGCTGAAGCACGCGGCCGCGCACTGGCGGGCGGAGGCCGCCGCCGGCCGCACCCCGGACGCCCGCGTCGTCAACACCTCCTCGGGGGCCGGGCTGGCCGGCTCGGTCGGGCAGGGCGCCTACAGCGCCGCCAAGGCAGGGATCCTCGGGCTGACGCTGGTCGCGGCGGCGGAGCTGGGCCGGTACGGGGTCCAGGTCAACGCGATCGCGCCGGCCGCCCGGACCCGGATGACCGAGGAGGTCTTCGCACAGGCGATGGCGGCGCCGGGGGAGGGGGAGTTCGACGCGATGGCCCCGGGGAACGTCTCGCCGCTGGTGGTCTGGCTGGGCAGCGGCGCTTCGGCCGGGGTCACCGGACGGGTCTTCGAGGCGGAGGGCGGCCGGATCACGGTCATGGAGGGCTGGCGGCGCGGCCCCACCGCCGACGCCGGCGCCCGCCGCACGCCCGCGGAGGCGGGCGAGGCCGCCGCGAAGCTCCTGGCCGCTGCCCGCACCCCGCAGCCCGTGTACGGCGCCCGCTGA
- a CDS encoding SDR family oxidoreductase, with amino-acid sequence MELGGRVVVVTGGTRGVGAGIARSFLAAGADVVVCARRPPGRPVAAGGRTAAYVPVDLRDPGGVQRFFDDLGGRTGGRLDCLVNNAGGTPYRPLGEGAAERHARVVHLNLVAPMTASLAAYPLLREARGSVVMVGSVSGSRPSPGTAAYGAAKAGLEHLARSMAVEWAPRVRVNTLVLGMVATESAHLHYGDADGVAAVAATVPLGRLADPADAGAAAVFLASDRAGYISGAALLVHGGGERPAFLDASTAHKEA; translated from the coding sequence ATGGAGCTCGGCGGGAGGGTCGTGGTGGTCACCGGCGGAACCCGCGGCGTCGGCGCGGGAATCGCCCGGTCGTTCCTCGCCGCCGGCGCGGACGTCGTCGTCTGCGCCCGCCGGCCGCCCGGACGGCCCGTCGCGGCCGGCGGCCGCACCGCCGCGTACGTGCCCGTCGACCTGCGCGACCCGGGCGGCGTGCAGCGCTTCTTCGACGACCTCGGCGGCCGGACGGGGGGCCGCCTCGACTGCCTGGTCAACAACGCCGGCGGAACCCCGTACCGGCCGCTCGGCGAGGGCGCCGCCGAACGGCACGCCCGCGTCGTCCACCTGAACCTGGTCGCCCCGATGACGGCCTCCCTGGCCGCCTACCCGCTGCTGCGGGAGGCCCGCGGGTCGGTGGTCATGGTCGGCAGCGTCAGCGGCTCCCGCCCCTCGCCGGGAACCGCCGCGTACGGTGCGGCCAAGGCGGGGCTGGAGCACCTGGCCCGCTCGATGGCCGTCGAATGGGCACCGCGGGTCCGCGTGAACACGCTGGTCCTCGGCATGGTCGCCACCGAGTCGGCGCACCTGCACTACGGCGACGCGGACGGCGTCGCCGCCGTCGCCGCGACGGTCCCCCTCGGCCGGCTCGCCGACCCCGCGGACGCGGGCGCGGCGGCCGTGTTCCTCGCCTCCGACCGCGCCGGATACATCAGCGGGGCCGCCCTGCTCGTGCACGGGGGAGGCGAGCGCCCGGCGTTCCTGGACGCGTCAACCGCCCACAAGGAGGCCTGA
- a CDS encoding enoyl-CoA hydratase family protein — MGVSTSSPGKGLALVTVDFPPVNALPVQGWYDLADAVRAAGRDRDVRCVVLAAEGRGFNAGVDLKELQSDTGHARLIGANRGCQEAFAAVYECEVPVVAAVHGFCLGGGIGLVGNADAVVASDDAAFGLPELDRGALGAATHLARLVPQHLMRTLYYTSRTVTAAELHAHGSVWQVVPRAGLRAAALALATEIARKDGSLIRMAKAAINGIDPVDVRRSYRFEQGFTFEAALGGIADRVRDTFGKAGAP; from the coding sequence ATGGGTGTCTCCACCTCAAGCCCCGGCAAGGGCCTCGCACTCGTCACGGTCGACTTCCCACCCGTCAACGCCCTCCCCGTGCAGGGCTGGTACGACCTGGCGGACGCCGTCCGCGCCGCCGGCCGCGACCGGGACGTCCGGTGCGTCGTCCTCGCCGCCGAGGGCCGCGGCTTCAACGCGGGCGTCGACCTGAAGGAGTTGCAGTCCGACACCGGGCATGCCCGCCTGATCGGCGCCAACCGCGGCTGCCAGGAGGCCTTCGCTGCGGTGTACGAGTGCGAGGTGCCGGTGGTGGCCGCCGTGCACGGCTTCTGCCTCGGCGGCGGCATCGGCCTGGTCGGCAACGCGGACGCGGTCGTCGCCTCCGACGACGCCGCGTTCGGCCTGCCCGAGCTGGACCGGGGCGCCCTCGGCGCCGCCACGCACCTGGCCCGGCTCGTCCCGCAGCACCTGATGCGGACGCTGTACTACACCTCGCGGACTGTGACCGCCGCCGAGCTGCACGCCCACGGCTCCGTCTGGCAGGTCGTCCCGAGGGCCGGGCTCCGCGCCGCGGCGCTGGCGCTGGCCACGGAGATCGCCCGCAAGGACGGCAGCCTGATCCGCATGGCGAAGGCGGCCATCAACGGCATCGACCCGGTCGACGTGCGCCGCAGCTACCGCTTCGAGCAGGGCTTCACCTTCGAGGCGGCCCTCGGCGGGATCGCCGACCGGGTCCGCGACACCTTCGGGAAGGCGGGGGCGCCGTGA
- a CDS encoding CoA transferase subunit A, protein MTGKLMTADEAAGRLRSGMTVGIGGWGSRRKPMALVRALLRSQVTDLTVVSYGGPDVGMLAAAGRIRRLVAPFATLDSIPLEPHFRAARERGALAFTEYDEAMFLWGLRAAANRLPFLPVRAGLGSDVLRVNPGLRTVASPYGDGEELVAVPALRLDAALVHVNRADRHGNGQYLGPDPYFDDLFCAAADAAYLSCEQLVETADLAEAGPPQSLLVGRHTVTGVVEAPGGAHFTSCAPDHGRDEAFQKLYAATPWPEFAARFLAGRSEDDYRGAVRAWHGERQQ, encoded by the coding sequence GTGACCGGCAAGCTGATGACGGCCGACGAGGCCGCGGGGCGGCTGCGCAGCGGCATGACCGTCGGCATCGGCGGCTGGGGTTCGCGGCGCAAGCCGATGGCGCTGGTACGGGCGCTGCTGCGCTCGCAGGTCACGGACCTGACCGTGGTCTCGTACGGCGGCCCGGACGTCGGCATGCTCGCCGCGGCCGGCCGGATCCGGCGGCTGGTGGCGCCGTTCGCCACGCTCGACTCGATCCCGCTGGAGCCGCACTTCCGGGCCGCCCGCGAGCGCGGCGCGCTCGCCTTCACCGAGTACGACGAGGCGATGTTCCTGTGGGGGCTGCGGGCCGCCGCAAACCGGCTGCCGTTCCTGCCCGTGCGCGCCGGGCTCGGCTCGGACGTCCTGCGCGTCAACCCCGGGCTGCGTACGGTCGCCTCGCCGTACGGGGACGGCGAGGAGCTCGTCGCGGTGCCCGCGCTGCGGCTGGACGCGGCCCTGGTCCACGTCAACCGCGCGGACCGGCACGGCAACGGCCAGTACCTGGGCCCGGACCCGTACTTCGACGACCTGTTCTGCGCGGCCGCCGACGCCGCCTACCTCTCCTGCGAGCAGCTCGTGGAGACCGCGGACCTCGCCGAGGCCGGGCCGCCGCAGTCGCTGCTGGTCGGCCGGCACACCGTCACCGGTGTCGTGGAGGCGCCGGGCGGCGCGCACTTCACCTCCTGCGCGCCCGACCACGGGCGGGACGAGGCCTTCCAGAAGCTGTACGCGGCCACCCCCTGGCCCGAGTTCGCCGCGCGCTTCCTGGCAGGCCGCAGCGAGGACGACTACCGCGGCGCCGTCCGCGCCTGGCACGGGGAGCGGCAGCAGTGA
- a CDS encoding CoA-transferase subunit beta, translating to MNAGAAAGPGGAVSRAEYCVVACAEEWRGAGEVLASPMGLIPSLGARLARLTFSPDLLLTDGEALLVGPDGEVEGWLPYRRHLDLVAGGRRHVMMGASQIDRYGNQNISCIGDWERPDRQLLGVRGAPANTVNHPVGYWVPRHSRRVFVERVDMVCGVGHDRAAAGGAGRFHRLGRVVSDLGVFDFATPDRSMRLASLHPGVGVEEVREATGFALAVPEEVPYTREPTAGELRLLREVLDPAGLREREVRG from the coding sequence GTGAACGCGGGAGCGGCGGCGGGCCCGGGCGGTGCGGTGAGCCGGGCGGAGTACTGCGTGGTGGCGTGCGCCGAGGAGTGGCGGGGCGCGGGGGAGGTCCTGGCGAGCCCGATGGGGCTGATCCCCTCGCTCGGGGCGCGGCTGGCGCGGCTGACGTTCTCCCCCGACCTGCTGCTGACCGACGGCGAGGCGCTGCTCGTGGGGCCGGACGGCGAGGTGGAGGGCTGGCTGCCCTACCGGCGGCACCTGGACCTGGTCGCGGGCGGGCGGCGGCACGTGATGATGGGCGCGAGCCAGATCGACCGGTACGGCAACCAGAACATCTCCTGCATCGGCGACTGGGAGCGGCCGGACCGGCAGCTCCTCGGAGTGCGGGGCGCCCCCGCCAACACGGTCAACCACCCGGTCGGCTACTGGGTGCCGCGGCATTCGCGGCGGGTGTTCGTCGAGCGGGTCGACATGGTGTGCGGGGTCGGCCACGACCGGGCGGCGGCAGGGGGTGCGGGCCGCTTCCACCGGCTGGGCCGGGTGGTCAGCGACCTCGGCGTGTTCGACTTCGCGACGCCCGACCGGTCGATGCGGCTCGCCTCCCTGCACCCGGGCGTCGGGGTGGAGGAGGTGCGGGAGGCCACCGGGTTCGCGCTCGCCGTGCCGGAGGAGGTCCCTTACACGCGGGAGCCGACCGCCGGGGAGCTGCGGCTGCTCCGCGAGGTCCTCGACCCGGCGGGGCTGCGCGAGCGGGAAGTGCGGGGCTGA
- a CDS encoding NAD(P)H-dependent flavin oxidoreductase: protein METALTRLVGVRYPIVQTGMGWVAGPRLVSAAANAGALGILASATMTADGLRAAVREVRSRTDAPFGVNLRADAGDAAERVRILVEEGVRVASFALAPSRELIARLKDAGVVVIPSVGARRHAEKVAAWGADAVLVQGGEGGGHTGEVATTVLLPQVVDAVDVPVVAAGGFRDGRGLVAALSYGAAGMAMGTRFLLTSDSTVPDPVKARYLAAGVGDVTVTRAVDGMPHRMLRTDLVAALERAGRAGALLRAVRHAAGFRRLSGLSWPRMVRDGLAMRHGRELSWSQVLLAANTPMLLRASMVEGRTDVGVMASGQVAGVIDDLPSCAELVERIMAEARAVLARLEALEASGGGPAG from the coding sequence GTGGAGACGGCGCTGACCCGGCTGGTCGGGGTGCGGTATCCGATCGTGCAGACGGGCATGGGGTGGGTGGCGGGGCCGCGGCTGGTGTCGGCCGCGGCGAACGCGGGCGCGCTGGGGATCCTCGCGTCCGCGACGATGACGGCGGACGGGCTGCGGGCGGCGGTGCGGGAGGTGCGGTCGCGTACGGACGCCCCGTTCGGGGTGAACCTGCGGGCGGACGCCGGGGATGCCGCCGAGCGGGTCCGGATCCTCGTCGAGGAGGGCGTGCGGGTGGCGTCGTTCGCGCTGGCCCCGTCGCGGGAGCTGATCGCCCGGCTGAAGGACGCGGGCGTGGTGGTGATCCCGTCGGTCGGGGCGCGCCGGCATGCGGAGAAGGTCGCGGCGTGGGGGGCGGACGCGGTCCTCGTACAGGGCGGCGAGGGCGGCGGGCACACCGGGGAGGTGGCCACGACGGTGCTGCTGCCGCAGGTGGTGGACGCGGTGGACGTGCCGGTGGTGGCGGCGGGCGGCTTCCGCGACGGGCGCGGGCTGGTCGCGGCGCTGTCGTACGGGGCAGCCGGGATGGCGATGGGTACGCGGTTCCTGCTGACCTCGGACTCGACGGTGCCGGACCCGGTGAAGGCCCGCTACCTGGCGGCCGGCGTCGGGGACGTGACGGTGACCCGGGCCGTGGACGGGATGCCGCACCGGATGCTGCGCACCGACCTGGTGGCCGCGCTGGAGCGGGCGGGGCGGGCGGGGGCGCTGCTGCGGGCGGTCCGGCACGCGGCGGGGTTCCGGAGGCTGTCGGGGCTGTCGTGGCCGCGGATGGTGCGGGACGGGCTGGCGATGCGGCACGGGCGGGAGCTGTCGTGGAGCCAGGTGCTGCTGGCCGCGAACACGCCGATGCTGCTGCGGGCGTCGATGGTCGAGGGCCGCACCGACGTCGGGGTCATGGCGTCGGGGCAGGTCGCCGGGGTGATCGACGACCTTCCGTCGTGCGCGGAGCTGGTGGAGCGGATCATGGCCGAGGCGCGTGCGGTACTGGCCCGGCTGGAGGCGCTGGAGGCCTCGGGCGGCGGACCCGCGGGCTGA
- a CDS encoding DEAD/DEAH box helicase, which produces MTSSSTARPARRPARGRGPAQGRQKPGTGRQNAAQAPRPQEFTMPDPVVPPLPPAAAFEDMDLPEALLKTLAAQGVTEPFPIQAATLPNSLAGRDLLGRGRTGSGKTLAFGLALLARTAGRRAQPKAPLALVLVPTRELAQQVTDALAPYATALNLRTTTVVGGMSINRQAGALRRGAEVLVATPGRLKDLIDRGDAVLDQVAITVLDEADQMTDMGFMPQVTALLDQVEPGGQRLLFSATLDKNIDKLVRRFLTDPVGHSVDPSAGAVTTMEHHVLYVMDETDKKAVATRIAARDGRVIMFVDTKRGVDRMVKRLLAQGVRASGLHGGRSQPQRNRTLDWFKTGEVTALIATNVAARGIHIDDLDLVVNVDPPTDHKDYLHRGGRTARAGESGSVVTLVLPEQKREMSRLMADAGISPRTAQVKSSDGELSRLTGAREPSGVPVVIEVPQPAAPPKQRTGQGGGGRRRSGRGQGGGGQNGGQGGGRGGAGRTEAGAGTAQAPGDGRPRRSRGTAQGGAPAAARTGGARSGGSRSGSSGGRRRSGGDRQPAARGGA; this is translated from the coding sequence ATGACCAGCTCCAGCACCGCCCGCCCCGCCCGCCGACCCGCCCGCGGCCGGGGACCCGCCCAGGGACGGCAGAAGCCCGGCACCGGCCGGCAGAACGCCGCCCAGGCCCCTCGGCCGCAGGAGTTCACCATGCCCGACCCGGTGGTCCCGCCGCTCCCGCCGGCCGCCGCGTTCGAGGACATGGACCTCCCCGAGGCCCTCCTGAAGACCCTCGCCGCCCAGGGCGTCACCGAGCCCTTCCCCATCCAGGCCGCCACCCTCCCGAACTCCCTCGCCGGCCGCGACCTCCTCGGCCGCGGCCGCACCGGCTCCGGCAAGACCCTCGCCTTCGGCCTGGCCCTCCTCGCCCGCACCGCCGGCCGCCGAGCCCAGCCCAAGGCCCCGCTCGCCCTGGTCCTCGTACCGACCCGCGAACTGGCCCAGCAGGTCACCGACGCCCTCGCCCCCTACGCCACCGCGCTGAACCTGCGCACGACGACCGTCGTCGGCGGCATGTCGATCAACCGGCAGGCCGGCGCGCTGCGCCGCGGCGCCGAGGTGCTCGTCGCCACCCCGGGCCGCCTGAAGGACCTCATCGACCGCGGAGACGCCGTCCTCGACCAGGTCGCCATCACCGTCCTCGACGAGGCCGACCAGATGACCGACATGGGCTTCATGCCCCAGGTCACCGCCCTCCTGGATCAGGTCGAGCCCGGCGGCCAGCGCCTGCTGTTCTCCGCGACGCTCGACAAGAACATCGACAAGCTCGTCCGCAGGTTCCTCACCGACCCGGTCGGCCACTCCGTCGACCCGTCCGCCGGCGCGGTCACCACCATGGAGCACCACGTCCTGTACGTGATGGACGAGACCGACAAGAAGGCCGTCGCCACCCGCATCGCCGCCCGCGACGGCCGCGTCATCATGTTCGTCGACACCAAGCGCGGCGTCGACCGCATGGTCAAGCGCCTCCTCGCCCAGGGCGTACGCGCCTCCGGCCTGCACGGCGGCCGCTCCCAGCCGCAGCGCAACCGCACCCTCGACTGGTTCAAGACCGGCGAGGTCACCGCGCTGATCGCGACGAACGTCGCCGCCCGCGGCATCCACATCGACGACCTCGACCTCGTCGTCAACGTGGACCCGCCCACCGACCACAAGGACTACCTGCACCGCGGCGGCCGCACCGCCCGCGCCGGCGAGTCCGGCAGCGTCGTCACCCTCGTCCTGCCCGAGCAGAAGCGCGAGATGTCCCGCCTCATGGCCGACGCCGGGATCTCCCCGCGCACCGCGCAGGTCAAGTCCTCCGACGGTGAGCTGTCCCGGCTCACCGGCGCCCGGGAGCCCTCCGGCGTGCCCGTCGTCATCGAGGTGCCCCAGCCGGCGGCCCCGCCGAAGCAGCGCACCGGCCAGGGCGGCGGCGGACGGCGCCGCTCCGGGCGCGGCCAGGGCGGCGGCGGCCAGAACGGCGGCCAGGGCGGCGGACGCGGCGGCGCCGGACGCACCGAGGCCGGCGCGGGCACCGCGCAGGCCCCCGGCGACGGCCGGCCCCGCCGCAGCCGCGGCACGGCCCAGGGCGGCGCCCCGGCCGCGGCCCGCACCGGCGGCGCCCGCTCCGGCGGCTCCCGCTCCGGTTCCTCCGGCGGCCGCCGGCGCTCCGGCGGCGACCGCCAGCCCGCCGCCCGCGGCGGCGCCTGA